GCCAGGCGTTCCTCGGCCGTCAGCGTCTCCGAGCCCAGGTGCTCGCGGATGTGGCCTTCCAGCACCTCGGCCATCAGGCCGTTGACCGCGCCGCGCACGGCCGCGATCTGCTGCAGCACGGCGCCGCACTCGGCGTCGGTGTCGAGCGCGCGCTCGAGCGCCTCGAGCTGCCCCTTCATCCTGCGGACCCGCGCCAGCAGGGGCTTCTTGCTTCGGATGGTGTGTCCCATGGC
This genomic stretch from Piscinibacter gummiphilus harbors:
- a CDS encoding metal/formaldehyde-sensitive transcriptional repressor, which encodes MGHTIRSKKPLLARVRRMKGQLEALERALDTDAECGAVLQQIAAVRGAVNGLMAEVLEGHIREHLGSETLTAEERLAEVDTLAGAVRSYLK